One Brassica napus cultivar Da-Ae chromosome C2, Da-Ae, whole genome shotgun sequence DNA window includes the following coding sequences:
- the LOC106415380 gene encoding uncharacterized protein LOC106415380 isoform X5 — translation MNVDQCQWPEKMMCMGVDGGCGAEEKKNDNKGVDLLAQASKHLSERSPYDVPEDGLALGLSVNTLPVVLANLLNQKDDKKRHKKSHHGTETKQKKKSSRQGEKLRAGSIWVEHDDYFRRLEAPDLETLSDLASLRSLSSRNCFLVPPASIQQRETDATARNEDAVCGEETQDILSEGVNEVVGHQPMTVDNVGDEISSGGLEWIVGCRNRILLTSERPSKKRRRLGSDAGLEKLVAAAPCRENALLCDFCCTGEAKGYHHQLIVCTSCKATVHKKCYGVVEDTDKTWLCSWCELENGRGNSERPCSLCPKKGGVLKPVLSKTENGGPPEFAHLYCSLWMPELYIEDLNKMEPILNLPGIKETRRKLLCNLCKVKSGACTRCCYATCRASFHPICAREAGNRLEIWGKHGCDTVELRAFCSKHSDIQDSGRPINGGNINAADPPVCHLRTESLGDRVSNDETGVEVGTQGTGSDISRNSELQELESPRSEFDRSATDIVESGMTERSTDNEKKTRSESLSFVLILKKLINLGKVDVKDVAAEIGVTPDALNAKLMDGDLLPDLLGKIVKWLSQHAHMGTRDKCGNIKSTNTTKSERRAANCTEGIVMLDSDIVDPGVFSLERASAEICTGIGFVVDEAKANKPVLKKEISGNLPSDHSPEEQKPVVLDQEFRGKNTVHLSDDLGEKSNPSSSGLMVENAFSVGPNSSQNRGILNDPSPMILDLLDHEAYPGFSPHPYIHKELSEMGKGKTVKSSTDAYVDRMTTEPDGSEEGTKHLQDAGDHTTCCNSQSQSADCGDPFCRLAKARKLGILDMYPKDEVEGELLYYQLQLLGTGVSRKQLSDDLAYAVTKKLPLEIDEQHGRRWDDVLVNKYFHDVREARKQGRKEKRHKEAQAVLAAATQAAATSSRNTSLRKDTSEEPAQQEMSTNRRGGAHLVPQTKETLLKVPVSGPPSEKRSDQRTREFTLENPRSCDICRRSETIWNLIVVCSSCKVAVHMDCYKCAKESTGPWYCELCAESTGSFNFWEKPYSTTECALCGGTTGAFRKATDGQWVHAFCAEWSLESTFRRGQINPVQGMESLAKNTNTCCVCQRIYGACIKCSYGNCQTTFHPTCARSARFHMTGGGKLPHKAYCEKHSLEQKAKAKSQKHEAVEQKSLKHYRVELERLRLLCERIVKREKLKRELAVSSHEILAARRDHAARNPFSPPEVSSDSATTSIKGYPDSNISGSEAIQRSDDITIDSTASVKQRRGKGLVLIDTDQKTDDSATSRGRFTRNPTESQLLSVKTVPRKHCIVSPSVSEEGDEESETKKKHLRRSL, via the exons ATGAACGTTGACCAATGCCAGTGGCCGGAGAAGATGATGTGTATGGGAGTGGACGGAGGTTGTGGTgctgaagagaagaagaatgatAACAAGGGAGTGGATTTGTTAGCTCAGGCTAGCAAACATCTCTCGGAGAGGTCTCCTTACGATGTTCCTGAAGATGGTTTAGCTCTGGGGTTAAGTGTGAATACTCTGCCAGTTGTGTTAGCTAATTTGTTGAACCAAAAGGATGACAAGAAGCGGCATAAGAAGTCTCACCATGGGACTGAGacgaagcagaagaagaagtctTCTAGGCAAGGGGAGAAGTTGAGAGCTGGGAGTATATGGGTTGAACATGATGACTACTTTAGGCGCTTAGAGGCTCCTGATTTAGAAACTTTGTCAGATTTAGCTTCTCTACGTTCTTTATCTTCTAGAAACTGCTTTTTAGTTCCACCCGCTAGTATTCAACAGAGGGAAACTGATGCGACTGCTAGAAACGAGGATGCTGTTTGTGGAGAAGAAACTCAAGACATTCTTAGTGAAGGGGTAAACGAAGTTGTTGGTCATCAGCCAATGACTGTTGATAATGTGGGCGATGAGATCTCTTCTGGTGGTTTAGAATGGATTGTAGGTTGTAGAAATAGGATTTTGTTGACATCAGAAAGGCCCTCCAAAAAGCGGAGACGTCTTGGTAGTGATGCAGGTTTGGAGAAATTAGTGGCTGCCGCTCCTTGCAGAGAGAATGCATTGTTATGTGATTTTTGCTGCACTGGTGAGGCCAAGGGATACCATCACCAGTTGATTGTTTGCACTTCCTGCAAAGCCACAGTTCATAAAAAATGCTATGGTGTGGTTGAGGATACGGATAAGACATGGTTGTGCTCCTGGTGTGAGCTGGAGAATGGTCGTGGTAATAGTGAAAGACCGTGCTCGCTTTGTCCGAAAAAGGGTGGCGTTCTGAAACCTGTTCTCTCGAAAACTGAGAATGGTGGGCCACCGGAGTTTGCTCATCTGTATTGTTCTCTGTGGATGCCTGAGCTGTATATAGAAGACTTGAATAAAATGGAACCTATCTTGAATTTGCCTGGGATAAAAGAAACTCGCAGGAAGTTGTTGTGTAACTTGTGCAAGGTGAAATCTGGTGCTTGCACTCGATGTTGTTATG CAACATGCCGAGCATCTTTCCATCCTATATGTGCAAGGGAGGCAGGGAATAGGCTAGAAATCTGGGGAAAACATGGGTGTGACACT gtTGAACTGCGAGCTTTCTGCTCGAAGCATTCAGATATTCAAGATAGTGGAAGGCCTATAAACGGCGGAAATATTAATGCAGCTGATCCTCCTGTATGTCATCTTCGAACAGAATCTTTAGGAGATCGCGTAAGTAATGATGAGACGGGAGTTGAAGTAGGAACACAAGGTACAGGTTCTGATATTTCGAGAAACAGTGAGTTGCAAGAACTGGAATCACCGCGTTCAGAATTTGACAGGTCTGCAACAGACATTGTTGAATCAGGGATGACTGAGAGGAGCACcgataatgaaaaaaaaactcgatCCGAGTCTCTTAGTTTTGTATTGATTCTGAAAAAG tTGATCAACCTGGGCAAAGTAGATGTGAAGGATGTGGCCGCAGAGATTGGGGTCACTCCTGATGCTTTGAATGCCAAACTTATG GACGGAGACTTGTTACCTGATTTACTAGGCAAGATAGTTAAATGGCTTAGCCAGCATGCACACATGGGTACTAGGGACAAATGCGGAAATATTAAAAGTACGAACACTACTAAATCTGAGCGTCGGGCAGCTAACTGTACTGAAGGCATTGTGATGTTAGATTCTGACATTGTAGACCCTGGTGTGTTTTCTTTGGAGCGAGCCTCTGCTGAAATTTGTACTGGTATTGGTTTTGTGGTTGATGAAGCTAAAGCTAATAAGCCAGTTTTGAAAAAAGAAATCAGTGGGAATTTGCCATCTGATCATTCTCCAGAAGAACAG AAACCAGTAGTGCTTGATCAGGAGTTTCGTGGGAAAAATACAGTTCATCTTTCTG ATGATCTCGGAGAAAAATCAAATCCCAGCTCGTCTGGACTAATGGTGGAGAATGCCTTTTCCGTGGGGCCAAATAGTTCTCAAAACCGTGGAATTTTGAACGATCCAAGTCCTATGATCTTGGATCTCCT TGATCATGAAGCATATCCTGGTTTCAGTCCTCATCCTTATATTCACAAAGAATTGTCAGAGATGGGCAAGGGAAAGACCGTGAAAAGCAGCACGGATGCTTATGTGGATAGGATGACAACCGAACCTGATG GCTCTGAAGAAGGAACCAAGCATCTGCAGGACGCTGGCGATCATACTACCTGTTGTAATTCCCAAAGTCAGAGTGCAGACTGCGGAGACCCATTTTGTCGGTTAGCTAAAGCTAGGAAATTGGGCATACTGGATATGTATCCTAAAGATGAAGTGGAAGGAGAACTTCTATATTATCAACTTCAGTTACTTGGCACCGGAGTTTCAAGAAAACAACTATCGG ACGATCTAGCCTACGCAGTTACCAAAAAGCTGCCCCTGGAGATTGATGAACAGCATGGACGAAGATGGGATGATGTTCTGGTCAACAAATATTTCCATGATGTCAGGGAAGCAAGAAAGCAAGGTAGGAAAGAGAAAAGACACAAAGAAGCCCAGGCTGTTCTAGCAGCTGCTACTCAAGCAGCAGCAACATCTTCTCGGAATACATCGCTCAGGAAAGATACGTCAGAAGAACCTGCTCAACAAGAG ATGAGTACGAATAGACGTGGCGGCGCCCACCTAGTGCCGCAGACAAAGGAAACACTTCTAAAGGTGCCGGTTTCCGGTCCACCATCTGAGAAGCGTTCTGATCAGCGTACACGAGAATTTACATTAGAAAATCCACGAAGTTGTGACATCTGCAGACGCTCTGAAACTATATGGAACCTGATTGTGGTGTGCTCTAGTTGCAAG GTTGCTGTTCACATGGATTGCTACAAATGTGCTAAAGAATCTACTGGTCCTTGGTACTGTGAACTATGTGCGGAATCTACTGGTTCTTTCAATTTTTGGGAAAAACCGTATTCTACTACAGAGTGTGCTTTATGTGGAGGCACAACTGGAGCATTTAGGAAAGCCACAGATGGCCAGTGGGTTCATGCATTTTGTGCTGAG TGGTCTCTTGAATCAACCTTCAGAAGGGGTCAAATAAATCCTGTGCAGGGAATG GAATCTCTGGCTAAGAACACCAACACTTGTTGTGTATGCCAACGGATATATGGTGCATGCATTAAG TGTAGTTATGGTAACTGCCAGACGACATTTCACCCCACCTGTGCCAGAAGTGCTCGCTTTCATATGACTGGTGGTGGAAAACTTCCGCATAAGGCTTACTGTGAGAAACACAGCTTGGAGCAGAAGGCAAAG GCTAAATCTCAGAAACATGAGGCAGTGGAACAGAAAAGTCTCAAACATTATAGG GTTGAACTTGAGAGGTTACGCCTTCTGTGTGAGCGTATAGTCAAGAGGGAGAAGTTAAAA CGAGAGCTGGCTGTTTCCTCGCATGAGATACTTGCTGCCAGAAGGGATCACGCTGCACGTAATCCATTTTCTCCTCCTGAAGTGTCATCGGACTCTGCTACAACGTCAATTAAAGGTTATCCAGATAGTAATATATCTGGCAGTGAAGCAATACAGAGGTCAGATGATATCACCATCGACAGCACAGCCTCTGTTAAGCAGCGGCGAGGCAAAGGTCTCGTTTTAATAGACACTGATCAGAAAACAGACGATAGTGCTACTTCCAGGGGTCGGTTTACTCGTAATCCAACCGAAAGCCAATTACTTTCTGTGAAAACCGTTCCACGCAAACATTGTATAGTCTCGCCAAGTGTTTCAGAGGAAGGAGATGAAGAATCAGAGACCAAGAAG AAACATTTGCGAAGGAGCTTGTGA